The Pseudomonadota bacterium genome segment GGCGCCGAAGCCGTTGCAGTCGGGGCAGGCCCCGAGCGGGGAGTTGTAGGAGAAATGATTGGGGAGCGGCTCCGGGTAGCTCAGGTCGCAGGCCGCGCAGTGTCTTCCGCGGCTGAAGCGCAGCGCCGCGCCTCCGCCCGCGGCGTCGAGCAGCCGCACGCTGGCGCGCCCGCGTCCGCGGTCGAGCGCGTCTCGCAGGCCCTCAGCGAGCCGTGTGCGCTGCGCCTCGTCCAGCCGCAGGCGGTCGGTCACGACCTCGATCGCCTCTCCCTTGAGCTGGCGGGCCAGGCGCGGCTCCGAGGCCGCGTCCTGCTCGAGCGCGGCGTCGCCGATCCAGAGCCGATGAAAGCCCTCGCTCCGCAACCAGCTCAGCGCGACCGCCGTCGCCTTGATCGTGCGACAGGGCGGCAGCGCGAAGGTGAGCGCCGCGCGCTTTCCGGCGTGCTCCGCCAGCAAGCGGGCGGCGAGCTGCGGTGCCTCGTCGCTGCGGACGGGCTCGCCGCAGCCGCTGCAATGCAGCACGGCGGCGTGGGCCCACAGCAGCTTGAAGAAGTCCGCCAGCTCGGTGACCGTGCCGACGGTCGAACGCGACGATTTGATCGCGTTCTTCTGATCGACGGCCACGGCTGGAAGCACGCCCTCGATGCGCTCGACCGCGGGCCGGTCCATCCGGTCCATGAACTGTCGCGCGAAGGGGCTGAAGCTCTCCACGTAGCGCCGCTGCCCCTCGGCATAGAGCGTGTCGAAGGCGAGCGAGGATTTTCCAGAGCCGCTGACGCCGGTGACGGCGGTGATCGCGCCGAGGGGGAAGGCGACGTCGATGTTGCGCAAATTGTGCTGACGCGCGCCGATCACGTGAATCGCCTCGGCGCGCGCTGCCGATGCCCGCCCGGCCGATGCCGGTCCCGCCTTGGTTGCGGGGGCGTTCGAGGGCTTGCGGGTTGGGGCGTGTTTGGGCGCGGCCACGGCGATGGCTACCTGCTCAGAGGCTGCGAGTCTGGCATGCGCGCGCCAGCGCGGCACGCGCGAAAGCCCAATGGTCGATTGGCGCTCCTGCGAAGGCGATGCGATACAATCACTGGACCGGCGGAACCCTTTGGTCGCGGCGGCCCGACGGCGCGGGCGACCCGGTGTGGCTTCGCGTTTCCTTGCCGGCGGTCAGGAGGCGGCAGCGATGGGTGGTGGGCACGGCGCGGTCGAGTTCGAGTTTGTTGACGGCAAGGGCTTTGTGCTCACGCCGCAAGCGGTGCCGGTGATCCTCAAGCACCTGGCTCAGGGCGAGACGGCGGCGGCGGCCGACCTCTATGCCCAAAGCGGTGAGGACCTCGCGCCCGCCCTGATGGCGGAGGCGAAGATCGCCGGCTCGACCACGCGTCAGGCGATGGCCGAGATGTTCGCCCTCGCGCGCGACTTCAGCCGCGCCAGCGAGCTCTTTCAGGCGCTCGGCAACCGCGAGCGCGCGGCCGAGCTGGCCGAGAAGAGCTACGACACGAGCAAGGCGGCGCGGCTCTTTCGCTCGGCCGGCCACTCCGAGCGCGCTGCCGTGCTCTTCGAGCGCGGCGGGGAGTTTGCCCGCGCCGCGGCCGCCTACCTCGAGCTCAGGCAGCCGGAGGCCGCGGCCCGCTGCCTCGAGCAAGCAGGGCGTAGCGTCGAGGCGGCGCAGCTCTGGATCAGCCTCAAGCAGCCGGCCCACGCGATCGAGGTGCTGCAGAAGCTGCCGCCGACGCATCAGGAGGCGGTGCGAGCGACGCTCCTGCTCGGCGAGCTCCTTGCCGCGACGCCGCAGCGGCAGCAGGCGCTCCGCCACTACGTCGCGCTGGCCAACGCGCGCCCCTGTGGTCAGGACACCGCCGAGGTCTACTACCGCCTCGGGCGGGAGCTCCTCGCGCTGGGGATGCGGGACACGGCGCGCCAGGTGCTCGAGCGGCTGGTGGCGACCCGACTGCGCTATCGTGACGCTGAAGCGCTCCTGGCGGCCTGTTCTGACGCCCCCGCGGCGCCCCCGGCCAAGCCTATCGCAGCGCGCCCGCCGCCGCTCTCGCCGGCTGCCGTCGCCGTCGCGGCGCGCCCGCCCGGGCAACCGCCCTCGCTGCCCTCGCCGACCCTCGATTTTCCGATCGTCGTCGATTCCGAGGCCTCGATGGTCAGTCCCCTGCGTCGCGGCCTGACCCACCTCGGCCGGCTCGACCTGTTTCAGGACCTCACGCTCGAGGACACGCGCGCGCTCTATGAGCTGTCTCAGGAGCAGCACTTCGCCGACGGACAGGTGATCATCGAGCAGGGCCAGCCGGGGCGAGCGCTGCATATCATCACCAGCGGCCAGGTCGCCGTGGTCCGCGTCCAGGGCGACGGGAGAAGCGTCCACCTCGCGGCCCTGGCAGAGGGCGCGTGCGTCGGCGAGATGGCGCTGATCGACCACGGGCCGACGTCGGCCAACGTGGTGGCCAAGGGCGCGACGACGACCCTGGCCGTGACGCGCCAGCGCTTCGATCAGTTCATCCAGACCAACGACCGCGCGGCGCTGCGCATCTACCGCGCCTTCGTCAAGCTGCTGGCCCATCGCCTGCGCGACGTCAACGAGCGCCAGCGCTAGCCGTCCGTTGATCGATTGCGGTTCAACGGGCTGCTAAGGGCGCGCCCTCAGCGCGGCGGTGTGGCTGTGGCGGCCAGCGACGCCAGGACCGGGTCCGCGAAAAGGGCGGCCAGCGGCGCGGAGGGCAGGCCGACGGCTGCCGTCCGCGCGAGCAGGGTGCGCCGGCGGCGATCCAGCGCCCCGGCGAGGCTCGGACTCCTCGCGTCGTCGAACTCGCTGCGATAGGGCTCCACGCAGCTGAGCAGCAGCGTCGCCTCGACCGCGCGTGCTGCGTCCGAACGCGCCTCCCAGAGCTCGGCAAGCCAGAGGCGCAACGCCTCGGGCAGGTGGCCACGCGGGTCGGTGCCGCCGAGCAGTCGCTCGAGCGACGAAGGTGGCGCGCCCTTGGCCGCGGCGCGCTCGCCGGGGAGGCTG includes the following:
- a CDS encoding cyclic nucleotide-binding domain-containing protein, which gives rise to MASRFLAGGQEAAAMGGGHGAVEFEFVDGKGFVLTPQAVPVILKHLAQGETAAAADLYAQSGEDLAPALMAEAKIAGSTTRQAMAEMFALARDFSRASELFQALGNRERAAELAEKSYDTSKAARLFRSAGHSERAAVLFERGGEFARAAAAYLELRQPEAAARCLEQAGRSVEAAQLWISLKQPAHAIEVLQKLPPTHQEAVRATLLLGELLAATPQRQQALRHYVALANARPCGQDTAEVYYRLGRELLALGMRDTARQVLERLVATRLRYRDAEALLAACSDAPAAPPAKPIAARPPPLSPAAVAVAARPPGQPPSLPSPTLDFPIVVDSEASMVSPLRRGLTHLGRLDLFQDLTLEDTRALYELSQEQHFADGQVIIEQGQPGRALHIITSGQVAVVRVQGDGRSVHLAALAEGACVGEMALIDHGPTSANVVAKGATTTLAVTRQRFDQFIQTNDRAALRIYRAFVKLLAHRLRDVNERQR